The DNA sequence AAATCACTGAGCCGGAATTTCTAAAACAACGGTGGTGCCAGCCGGTTGCTCATTTTCATACAAATCAAGGTAAGTGATTGTGTAATAGTTGGAGCCAAAATAGTTGTTCAGCATTCCATCTGCGATTTTTGTGCCTAAAGATTTGCTTGAGTTTTGATGACGAATTTTGTTTTTTGCCGCTTCTTTTCTGCCCACTCCATTATCGATGATTCGTATTTCGATATGGTCGTTTTTGGATAAAACCTGTATGTCGATTTTCTTAGTTTCAAGTAATGCGACGCCGTGTAAAATAGCATTTTCTATGAACGGTTGTAAAACCATGGGCGGAAGTTTAATATCTTCTGGATTAATTTGATCATCGATGAAAATATTGAAATCAATTTTTTTATTGAAACGTAAATTTTCAATATCTACATATACTTTTATTGTTTGTAACTCTTGTTCTAAAGTAAAGTCTTTCACAGTAGAGGACACCAATATTGTTCGAATGATTTTAGAAAATTTAGTTAGGTAATTTACCGCATTTTCGGTGTCATGTTCTAAAATATAATATTTAATTGAATTAAGCGCATTAAAGATAAAATGAGGATTCATCTGAGTTTGCAGAATAGAAAGTTTTAAATCAGAAATTTCTTGCAGGTATTTAATCTGTTTGTTTTCAACCTCGAGACGTCTTTGATTTTCAATATTTATTTTATCCTTTAATTCATCATTTTTCTGCATTTCTGCAATGAGGTTTCTATTATAAGCAACTTTTTCGCGATAATTAATTCGTTGACGACGTCCCAGTGCAAATGAAAACGCAATATTTTCTACCAGCAATCCCATGAAATAAATAAAGTCACCCATTCTTAAAGTCAAATTTAAAAAAGGTAATTGACGAACTGAATGATTTCCTAAAATGGAGCAAATGAATAGAATTATGCCACCCAAAATAATGTAATATTTAAGTTTGTTTTTAACTTTAGTAAGGATGTAAAATGATACTATTGTTTGAGCAGTAATGAGATACGGAAATGTATTTTCAAAGTATTCAAA is a window from the Kaistella flava (ex Peng et al. 2021) genome containing:
- a CDS encoding sensor histidine kinase — protein: MFEAINNIIERDTYGSILYAVLGGLLMLSTYHMVLFFQNRDKSYLLYSFYTFFSFLAYISVAESGFLYDLSNYLDLDFRSKQLFTIIFNCLYFLFFAQFLKVKKKNKTWHKIIIYPAFGLMAIATFTFLILKAGFTDFYFEYFENTFPYLITAQTIVSFYILTKVKNKLKYYIILGGIILFICSILGNHSVRQLPFLNLTLRMGDFIYFMGLLVENIAFSFALGRRQRINYREKVAYNRNLIAEMQKNDELKDKINIENQRRLEVENKQIKYLQEISDLKLSILQTQMNPHFIFNALNSIKYYILEHDTENAVNYLTKFSKIIRTILVSSTVKDFTLEQELQTIKVYVDIENLRFNKKIDFNIFIDDQINPEDIKLPPMVLQPFIENAILHGVALLETKKIDIQVLSKNDHIEIRIIDNGVGRKEAAKNKIRHQNSSKSLGTKIADGMLNNYFGSNYYTITYLDLYENEQPAGTTVVLEIPAQ